The proteins below are encoded in one region of Clostridium estertheticum:
- a CDS encoding ABC-2 transporter permease, translating to MFNLVLKDLSITKGTFPVVLILCFTNNMFFINAPAFIYIIVPPLIAYEYFKNSCGNDYKYNSNIMFSSLPVNRREVVFSKYIESMLFLIFAIICTIVFTFVFRHIGLSGLGGGTFIHLSKLMHLDYFSKLMNFKSIIMYSLLSTILFISIYFPIYFKLEYLKVRNIFALVSILICFVPILVLYIMGSENIYNIVKYFSDIPGIIANVALICIFFIILYTSVNISIKYYENKDLIL from the coding sequence ATGTTTAATTTAGTTTTAAAGGACCTTAGCATTACCAAAGGAACTTTCCCAGTAGTTTTAATACTATGTTTTACAAATAATATGTTTTTCATAAATGCTCCAGCATTTATTTATATAATAGTTCCACCACTTATTGCCTATGAGTATTTTAAGAACTCTTGTGGAAATGATTATAAGTATAATTCCAATATTATGTTTAGCAGTTTACCCGTAAACAGAAGAGAGGTAGTATTTTCAAAATATATAGAATCCATGCTATTTTTAATTTTTGCTATTATTTGCACTATAGTTTTCACATTTGTATTTAGGCATATAGGGCTTTCTGGTTTAGGCGGTGGTACTTTTATTCATTTAAGTAAGTTAATGCATCTTGATTATTTTAGCAAACTTATGAATTTTAAAAGTATAATTATGTATTCTCTTTTAAGTACTATATTGTTTATATCTATTTATTTCCCGATTTATTTCAAATTAGAATATTTAAAAGTACGAAATATCTTTGCTCTTGTAAGTATTCTTATATGTTTTGTTCCAATCTTAGTTTTGTATATTATGGGCAGTGAAAATATTTATAATATTGTTAAATATTTTAGTGATATACCAGGTATAATAGCTAATGTTGCTCTCATATGTATATTTTTTATAATATTGTACACATCGGTGAATATATCAATTAAATATTATGAGAACAAAGATTTAATTCTTTGA
- a CDS encoding DUF5680 domain-containing protein yields MSFPEQLQILRKEKGLSQEKLAEMLGISRQAVAKWEVGHSYPDIARLIALSDFFKVSIDKLVNDYEENCRLCIKEKKVDSTHEKIVEFLRNAKRATYAGDGFEIESSRPNSHDLEYTEGNLKYIDTYLGRDQFGGEEALWEDDIPFWSMNYTARIIGKGFSGKFLKEALSLVPEENPYRGPMVYQDGQYKYHCIVNGEFKWFQGYEEIYFDDTKVYECFFHGGIIK; encoded by the coding sequence ATGAGTTTTCCGGAACAATTGCAGATTCTTAGAAAAGAAAAAGGATTATCACAAGAGAAATTAGCTGAAATGCTTGGTATATCAAGGCAGGCAGTTGCAAAGTGGGAAGTTGGGCATTCATACCCTGACATTGCAAGACTAATTGCATTAAGTGATTTCTTTAAAGTAAGTATTGATAAATTAGTTAATGATTATGAAGAAAATTGTCGTTTATGTATAAAAGAGAAAAAAGTTGATTCTACACATGAAAAAATAGTAGAATTTTTACGTAATGCCAAAAGAGCTACCTATGCAGGAGATGGTTTCGAAATTGAATCTTCAAGACCTAATTCACATGATTTAGAGTATACAGAAGGAAATCTAAAGTATATTGATACCTATTTAGGAAGAGATCAATTTGGAGGAGAAGAAGCTTTATGGGAAGATGACATTCCATTTTGGTCAATGAATTATACAGCCAGAATTATTGGAAAAGGTTTTTCAGGAAAATTTTTAAAAGAAGCATTAAGTTTAGTGCCAGAGGAAAATCCTTATCGTGGACCTATGGTATATCAAGATGGGCAATATAAATATCATTGCATTGTTAATGGAGAATTTAAGTGGTTTCAAGGATATGAGGAAATCTATTTTGATGATACAAAAGTGTATGAGTGCTTTTTTCATGGCGGAATTATTAAATAA
- a CDS encoding amidase domain-containing protein, translating into MNANSFAQYWKGRGRSYTPLSNVSYLTNNGNFKVLLYDKCNIGDVLAIAHANGEVHHMMFISGKQCISGVYHLLVCGHTNERKDAKLFDLLPGIIADLDDINEKIMIINM; encoded by the coding sequence ATAAATGCGAATTCATTTGCACAATATTGGAAAGGAAGAGGGCGCTCTTACACTCCATTAAGCAATGTTAGTTATCTTACTAATAATGGAAATTTCAAAGTATTGTTATATGATAAGTGTAACATAGGAGATGTTTTAGCTATTGCTCACGCCAATGGAGAAGTTCATCATATGATGTTTATTTCAGGAAAACAATGTATATCTGGAGTATACCACCTTCTTGTATGTGGACATACTAATGAAAGAAAAGACGCTAAACTTTTTGATTTACTTCCTGGTATAATTGCAGACCTAGACGATATTAATGAAAAAATAATGATTATAAATATGTAA
- a CDS encoding VOC family protein, translating to MQKIVPHLWYDKEAKEAAEFYISLFDESKILNVTVIGDTPSGDAEIVNFELSGQPFAAISAGPYFKFNPSISLMVACTSLEEVNTKWKALSEGGTELMPLGEYPFSKWYGWIQDRYGLSWQLMLVDSGEMVQKITTNLLFSNDACGKAEEAVKYYTEVFENSQIGIISKYGNGEAKSSKARINYAAFKLCGVDFSAMDNGFDVEFNFNEAFSLIVNCNDQKEIDYYWDKLSAIPEAEQCGWVKDKFGLSWQIVPYNMDEILLNGTKDEIKRVTEAFLKMKKFDLNALEKARLGHE from the coding sequence ATGCAAAAAATAGTTCCTCATTTATGGTACGACAAAGAAGCTAAAGAAGCAGCCGAGTTCTATATCAGTTTATTTGACGAATCAAAGATTTTAAACGTAACAGTTATTGGAGATACTCCTTCAGGAGATGCGGAAATTGTAAACTTTGAATTATCTGGGCAGCCATTCGCGGCAATAAGTGCAGGTCCTTACTTTAAATTTAACCCATCAATTTCCTTGATGGTAGCTTGTACATCTTTAGAGGAGGTTAATACTAAATGGAAAGCATTATCTGAAGGTGGCACTGAACTTATGCCACTGGGTGAATATCCATTTAGCAAGTGGTACGGCTGGATTCAAGATCGCTATGGGTTGTCTTGGCAGTTAATGCTTGTTGATAGTGGTGAAATGGTCCAGAAGATTACAACAAATTTACTTTTTTCAAATGATGCATGTGGGAAAGCCGAAGAAGCAGTGAAATATTACACTGAAGTTTTCGAAAACTCCCAAATAGGAATAATAAGCAAATATGGAAATGGTGAAGCAAAGTCATCAAAAGCTCGGATAAATTATGCTGCTTTTAAGCTTTGTGGTGTTGATTTTTCAGCAATGGATAATGGATTTGATGTAGAGTTCAATTTCAACGAGGCATTTTCACTCATTGTAAATTGTAATGATCAAAAGGAAATTGATTACTATTGGGATAAACTCTCTGCAATACCTGAGGCAGAGCAATGCGGTTGGGTCAAGGACAAATTTGGCTTATCGTGGCAAATTGTTCCATACAATATGGACGAAATCTTGCTTAATGGCACAAAAGATGAAATTAAAAGAGTGACAGAGGCTTTTCTCAAAATGAAAAAGTTTGACTTAAATGCCTTGGAAAAAGCACGGTTAGGGCATGAATGA
- a CDS encoding methionyl aminopeptidase translates to MNLCRNNKCWCGSGIKYKNCHLNFDNKLETLKNQGYIVPTRDLIKNKDQIEGIRKSAKINNSLLDLISKNIKEGMTTEEINKLAHEYTIYHGGIPATLNYDGFPKSICTSINDEVCHGIPSEDIVLKNGDIINVDATTMLNGYYSDASRMFMIGEVSDEARKIVAISKECLIKGIETVKPWSFLGDIGAAVQEYAQSNGYSVVRDFGGHGVGLEMHEDPFVFHFGTKGTDMILAPGMVFTIEPMINGGSHEIFIDEDNGWTAFTADGSLSAQWEHTILVTEDGIEIISK, encoded by the coding sequence ATGAATTTATGTAGAAATAATAAATGCTGGTGTGGAAGTGGAATAAAATATAAGAATTGCCACTTAAACTTTGATAATAAGTTAGAAACCTTGAAGAATCAAGGCTATATAGTTCCAACAAGAGATCTTATTAAAAATAAAGATCAAATTGAGGGGATCAGAAAAAGTGCTAAAATCAATAATAGCCTTTTAGATTTAATTAGTAAGAATATTAAAGAAGGAATGACTACAGAAGAAATTAATAAACTAGCTCATGAATATACAATATATCATGGTGGAATTCCGGCTACTCTTAATTATGATGGATTTCCCAAAAGTATTTGTACATCAATTAATGATGAAGTGTGTCATGGAATACCAAGCGAGGATATAGTACTTAAAAATGGTGATATTATAAATGTTGATGCCACTACTATGCTTAATGGATATTATTCAGATGCGTCAAGAATGTTTATGATTGGAGAAGTAAGTGATGAAGCTAGAAAAATAGTAGCAATAAGTAAGGAATGTTTAATTAAAGGAATAGAAACAGTAAAACCTTGGAGCTTTTTAGGTGACATAGGCGCAGCGGTGCAAGAATATGCGCAGAGTAATGGATACTCGGTAGTTAGGGATTTTGGAGGACATGGAGTTGGGCTAGAGATGCATGAGGATCCATTTGTTTTTCATTTTGGAACAAAAGGAACAGATATGATTTTAGCACCAGGAATGGTATTTACGATTGAACCAATGATAAATGGTGGTAGTCATGAAATATTCATAGATGAGGATAATGGTTGGACAGCATTTACTGCCGATGGATCACTTTCAGCACAATGGGAGCATACAATTCTCGTAACTGAAGATGGAATTGAAATAATATCGAAATAA
- a CDS encoding DMT family transporter gives MEWVYLILAVILETIGTTFMKMSDGFTKPLLVIGTLLSYCICFTFFAISLKKIPISVAYAIWGATGIVIVAAMGIFVFKESVSILKIVSLLFIVVGVIGVNLSGVSH, from the coding sequence ATGGAATGGGTTTATTTAATTTTAGCTGTTATACTTGAAACGATAGGAACGACTTTTATGAAAATGTCTGATGGATTTACAAAACCATTATTAGTTATAGGTACACTTTTATCATATTGTATATGTTTTACTTTTTTCGCAATATCATTAAAAAAAATACCTATTAGTGTTGCATATGCTATATGGGGAGCAACTGGAATTGTTATTGTAGCCGCAATGGGCATATTTGTTTTCAAAGAAAGCGTTAGTATTTTAAAAATAGTATCTTTGCTTTTTATTGTAGTGGGTGTTATAGGTGTAAATTTAAGTGGTGTTAGCCACTAG
- a CDS encoding helix-turn-helix domain-containing protein: protein MNDELYNSYNQVQNGDNYALERILEKFKPCLIKNSLIDDKFNEDCFQELSLKFIICVKKLKFTFGNMTIQKYL, encoded by the coding sequence ATGAATGATGAATTATACAACTCTTATAATCAAGTACAAAATGGGGACAATTATGCACTTGAACGGATTTTAGAAAAGTTTAAGCCTTGTTTAATAAAAAACAGCTTAATTGATGATAAATTCAATGAAGATTGCTTTCAAGAATTAAGTTTAAAATTTATCATATGTGTTAAAAAATTAAAATTCACTTTTGGAAATATGACTATACAAAAGTATTTATAA
- a CDS encoding anti sigma factor C-terminal domain-containing protein, giving the protein MKEDNMDFLLDNEKLKKAYKKSKKMSTIRIIIIVVLLIIPLYIVNVMIASKMGTRYYTQVEKVLEVTNPNAYISKENDVIGFLGASVQYTVSKRIGSWKSVDIYDQNSSYGLEFINGINRTMSSNSGGQKAGEWPVNFDGSGNLTMMVFHPDIKYKEYKNDLALLNKVSSDSLLEMTLSFDKKYRINEVSNILPKVEISELLIDGYTDKEMNVYKKQASEYDGKSAFIQEFNFIGFKTSNGFNYDPDEVSNNYGKFLNNLQFKFKDTTYKKKFSDIYSVLKNKDQLKANKLDLIGVVVYGSPEELQKLKLNPHIRASSVGIITKDIIFK; this is encoded by the coding sequence ATGAAAGAAGATAATATGGATTTTTTACTTGATAATGAAAAACTAAAAAAAGCATACAAAAAATCAAAAAAAATGAGTACCATTAGAATAATTATAATAGTTGTGTTATTGATAATACCACTATATATAGTTAATGTTATGATTGCGTCTAAAATGGGAACTAGATATTATACACAAGTCGAAAAAGTGCTTGAGGTTACAAATCCTAATGCTTATATTAGCAAGGAAAATGATGTTATTGGTTTTCTTGGTGCAAGTGTTCAATATACCGTCTCTAAAAGAATCGGTAGTTGGAAATCTGTAGATATATATGATCAAAATAGCAGTTATGGATTAGAATTTATTAATGGGATCAATCGCACTATGTCTTCAAATAGTGGTGGACAGAAGGCTGGTGAATGGCCAGTTAATTTTGATGGTTCAGGCAATTTAACTATGATGGTATTTCACCCAGATATTAAGTACAAGGAATATAAAAATGATTTAGCCTTACTTAATAAAGTAAGTTCTGACTCACTATTAGAAATGACTTTATCCTTTGATAAAAAGTATAGAATTAATGAAGTTTCAAATATTTTACCTAAAGTCGAAATATCTGAGCTATTAATTGATGGTTATACAGATAAGGAAATGAATGTTTATAAAAAGCAAGCTTCTGAATATGACGGAAAATCTGCATTTATTCAAGAGTTCAATTTTATAGGATTTAAGACATCTAATGGATTTAATTATGATCCGGATGAAGTATCAAATAATTATGGGAAGTTTTTAAATAATCTTCAGTTTAAATTTAAGGATACTACTTATAAAAAAAAGTTTAGTGATATTTATTCTGTGCTAAAGAATAAGGATCAATTAAAAGCAAACAAATTAGATTTAATAGGCGTAGTGGTTTATGGTAGTCCAGAGGAATTGCAGAAGTTAAAGTTAAATCCGCATATAAGAGCATCGAGTGTCGGTATTATAACTAAGGATATTATTTTTAAATAA
- a CDS encoding transcription initiation factor TFIIIB, which produces MEREKKCPECGCEKIAQAKLDINAKLYPIDAFFKVMNGSEVSAEVCTKCGYILNMRALTPEKFK; this is translated from the coding sequence ATGGAACGAGAAAAAAAATGTCCAGAATGTGGTTGTGAAAAAATAGCACAAGCTAAACTTGATATTAATGCAAAATTGTATCCTATTGACGCATTTTTCAAAGTTATGAATGGGTCAGAAGTGAGTGCAGAGGTATGTACAAAATGTGGTTATATTTTAAATATGAGAGCATTAACACCAGAGAAATTTAAGTGA
- a CDS encoding DUF1287 domain-containing protein: MKKKLVILLIIVSLILTFTYKYIPFKAIIDEFVFNIFKPKFIVSENFSKVDNNKNGVADVLDIVNGADKEVLNKTKYISNYYSGGYPPDKEGVCTDVIWRGFKTANINLKDLIDQDIKSNIKLYPRVEGKPDPNIDFRRVPNQDVFFSRYALSLTTKVKARNSENLKEWQPGDIVIFGQGHVGIIFDKRDKNGIPYVIHNIKPHASILKLSYFTTPIHGHYRWKFKNKT; the protein is encoded by the coding sequence GTGAAGAAAAAACTTGTTATACTTTTAATAATAGTTTCTTTAATATTAACTTTTACTTATAAATATATACCATTTAAAGCTATTATAGATGAATTTGTTTTTAATATATTTAAACCAAAATTTATTGTATCTGAAAATTTTTCTAAAGTTGATAATAACAAAAATGGAGTAGCAGATGTATTAGATATAGTTAATGGAGCTGATAAAGAGGTTCTTAATAAAACAAAATATATTAGTAATTATTATAGTGGTGGATACCCACCTGATAAAGAAGGGGTATGTACTGACGTAATTTGGAGAGGATTTAAAACTGCTAACATTAATTTAAAAGACCTTATTGATCAAGATATAAAAAGTAATATTAAACTTTATCCTAGAGTTGAAGGAAAGCCTGACCCTAATATTGATTTCAGGCGAGTGCCGAATCAAGATGTATTTTTCAGTAGATATGCGTTAAGTTTAACAACTAAAGTTAAAGCTAGAAATTCTGAAAATTTAAAAGAGTGGCAACCGGGTGATATTGTGATATTTGGGCAGGGACATGTGGGTATTATTTTTGATAAAAGAGATAAAAATGGCATTCCTTATGTTATTCATAATATCAAACCTCATGCAAGTATACTCAAGCTTTCTTATTTTACAACTCCTATACACGGTCATTATAGATGGAAATTTAAGAATAAAACGTAA
- a CDS encoding GntR family transcriptional regulator, which yields MKIIISNSADEPIYEQITTQIKNNIFNEQLNEGDALPSIRNLAIELRISVSTTKRAYEKLEMEGFINTVPGKGSYVAGQNKELLRERKIKIIEDKLTEAIEESKFIDLSLDDLKKLLDILSENTK from the coding sequence ATGAAAATAATAATCTCAAACTCAGCTGATGAGCCGATATATGAACAAATTACAACACAGATAAAAAATAATATTTTTAACGAACAATTAAATGAAGGTGATGCGCTTCCCTCTATTAGGAATTTAGCTATTGAACTTCGAATTAGTGTCAGTACAACTAAAAGGGCTTATGAAAAGCTTGAAATGGAAGGCTTTATAAACACTGTACCTGGGAAAGGATCCTATGTAGCAGGGCAAAACAAAGAGTTATTGAGGGAAAGAAAGATAAAAATTATTGAAGATAAATTAACAGAGGCTATTGAAGAAAGCAAATTTATTGATTTGTCTTTAGACGATTTGAAAAAATTACTTGATATTTTATCTGAAAATACTAAATAG
- a CDS encoding ATP-binding protein — MYKEISKLILYNDLGDNCILCNLADIIEDYNSKSCTNEKIVTRIYREMKRILDLATNYGFDKNIWHNYLVFLLITNENSFSITCEKVGASDGTVNHFAKNDFKIFKNLFDYDFSHIEQDLDIDCFTTISNYKAIVKKEGMYNKNVGEKVQYISSCIENAKDEEEVFCIITGFYKDFGVGMFGLNKAFRVGHTNGKLEFYPIRNMDDVMLDDLVGYKFQKEELVENTEAFVAGRTANNVLLYGDSGTGKSASIKAILNQYYDRGLRMIEIYKHQFQDLSAIIAHIKNRNYKYIIYMDDLSFEEFEIEYKFLKAVIEGGVEVKPDNVLIYATSNRRHLIRETWNDRNDIEERGDVHTNDTMQEKLSLANRFGLTIGYNNPSRDEYDEIVKELAKKYENITLSEEELCEEANRWEMQHGGASGRTAQQFINWLAGKI, encoded by the coding sequence ATGTATAAAGAAATTTCAAAGTTGATCTTATATAATGATTTGGGAGATAACTGCATTTTATGTAATTTAGCAGATATTATTGAGGATTATAACTCAAAGAGTTGCACTAATGAAAAGATTGTAACCCGTATTTATAGGGAAATGAAACGTATTTTGGATTTAGCAACAAACTATGGATTTGATAAAAATATATGGCACAATTATTTAGTTTTTCTGCTCATCACCAACGAAAATTCTTTTAGTATTACATGTGAAAAAGTAGGAGCAAGTGATGGAACGGTGAATCACTTCGCAAAAAATGATTTTAAAATATTCAAGAACCTATTTGATTATGATTTTTCGCATATTGAACAGGACTTAGATATAGATTGTTTTACGACTATTTCTAATTATAAAGCTATTGTAAAAAAAGAAGGAATGTATAATAAAAATGTTGGTGAGAAAGTTCAATATATCAGTAGTTGCATTGAAAATGCAAAAGACGAGGAAGAAGTATTTTGTATTATAACAGGATTCTATAAGGATTTTGGTGTTGGAATGTTTGGACTGAATAAAGCATTTCGCGTTGGCCACACAAATGGAAAGTTAGAATTTTACCCAATTAGAAATATGGATGACGTCATGTTAGATGATTTAGTGGGGTATAAATTCCAAAAGGAAGAACTTGTTGAGAATACTGAAGCATTTGTAGCAGGAAGAACAGCCAATAATGTTTTATTGTATGGCGATAGTGGTACTGGGAAGTCTGCAAGCATAAAAGCAATTCTTAATCAATATTATGACCGTGGTTTGCGAATGATTGAAATCTACAAGCATCAATTTCAGGATTTATCAGCTATAATTGCTCACATTAAAAATAGAAATTATAAATATATCATTTATATGGATGACTTATCTTTTGAGGAATTTGAAATAGAGTACAAATTTTTGAAAGCTGTGATTGAAGGTGGAGTGGAAGTTAAACCAGATAATGTATTAATATATGCTACATCTAATCGAAGACACTTAATTCGCGAAACGTGGAATGATCGAAACGATATTGAAGAAAGAGGTGACGTCCATACTAATGATACTATGCAGGAAAAATTATCGCTAGCAAATCGATTTGGTCTTACTATTGGTTATAACAATCCTAGCCGAGATGAATATGATGAAATTGTAAAAGAACTGGCTAAGAAGTACGAAAATATTACACTTTCTGAAGAAGAATTATGTGAAGAAGCAAATAGGTGGGAAATGCAACATGGAGGGGCCTCGGGAAGGACAGCACAACAATTTATTAATTGGTTGGCAGGGAAAATTTAA
- a CDS encoding MarR family winged helix-turn-helix transcriptional regulator, which produces MNKKEEFNEQINLYYKYYFEFGNTYHLWAKKHGIQDTVLFVLSEINETSPYCTQNKICEKMFLPKQTVSLILSGLEKKGYILRELNPQDRRNKIVRFTEQGDQYAKNILRKLKLAEIEALSNMSKEERKSMFASFGLLSDLLAKSLSK; this is translated from the coding sequence ATGAATAAAAAAGAGGAATTTAATGAGCAAATAAATCTTTATTATAAATATTACTTTGAATTTGGTAATACGTATCACCTTTGGGCGAAAAAACATGGTATTCAGGATACTGTTCTATTTGTTCTATCTGAAATAAATGAAACTTCACCTTACTGTACTCAAAATAAAATTTGTGAAAAAATGTTTTTGCCAAAACAGACAGTCTCATTAATATTATCTGGACTTGAAAAGAAAGGGTATATTTTGAGAGAATTAAATCCTCAAGATCGTAGAAATAAAATTGTTAGGTTCACAGAGCAGGGCGATCAATATGCAAAAAACATACTTAGAAAACTTAAATTAGCAGAAATAGAAGCCTTAAGCAATATGTCAAAAGAAGAAAGAAAATCTATGTTTGCAAGCTTTGGTCTATTGTCTGATTTATTAGCTAAAAGTCTTTCCAAATAA
- a CDS encoding RNA polymerase sigma factor, translated as MNYDVIEQLYINQLSIIYKYLINLGCSKPEAEDIVQETFTRAILYMDGVIVEKLPSWLFTVATNIFRTFKKRNNRLSFYLDEERYYNSFYSEDEVGNSILSVEKREYVKQTLEDLKEQYKNLLIMKYQADLSYKQISILLGIPENTVKTYLYRAREKFKERWRDNYERR; from the coding sequence ATGAACTACGATGTTATTGAGCAACTATATATAAATCAACTTAGTATTATTTACAAATATCTAATAAACCTTGGATGTTCAAAGCCTGAAGCTGAGGATATTGTCCAAGAAACATTTACTAGGGCTATATTGTATATGGACGGTGTAATAGTAGAAAAACTCCCTTCATGGTTATTTACAGTAGCTACTAATATTTTTAGAACGTTTAAAAAAAGAAATAATAGACTAAGTTTTTATTTGGATGAGGAACGTTATTATAATAGTTTTTATAGCGAGGATGAAGTTGGAAACTCAATATTATCAGTGGAAAAGCGTGAATATGTTAAACAAACATTAGAAGATTTAAAAGAGCAATATAAAAATTTACTGATTATGAAATACCAAGCAGATTTAAGCTATAAACAAATCTCTATATTACTTGGTATCCCTGAAAATACAGTTAAGACATATCTCTATAGGGCAAGAGAAAAATTTAAGGAAAGGTGGAGGGATAATTATGAAAGAAGATAA
- a CDS encoding ABC-2 transporter permease → MVNLVLKDILMQKKSTKDLMIAILLNFIIICILQFLGAASVYILTPSIFAISLITSSCGFGERNDVDRMINSLPVSRKEIVISKYLSSFIFLIIGIAITILFASIIKFSGLSHINRFMNLTDIIIVSIFTVAYSCVYLPIYLWLGYLKSQLINKILNYFMFICVAITVVLVTVIDNGTAKDSIMNFVILPNFELFMVISFICFSIILISISIFTSFKIYINKDL, encoded by the coding sequence ATGGTTAACTTAGTTCTAAAGGATATTCTTATGCAGAAAAAAAGTACTAAGGATTTAATGATAGCAATCTTATTAAATTTTATTATCATTTGTATTCTACAATTTCTAGGAGCTGCATCTGTTTATATTTTAACACCATCTATATTTGCAATTTCATTAATTACAAGCAGTTGCGGATTTGGTGAAAGAAATGATGTTGATAGGATGATTAACAGTTTGCCAGTAAGCCGAAAAGAAATAGTTATTAGCAAATATTTATCTAGTTTTATTTTTCTTATTATTGGAATTGCTATTACTATACTATTTGCTTCTATAATCAAATTTTCTGGACTTAGCCATATTAATAGATTTATGAATTTAACTGATATAATAATAGTTTCAATTTTTACTGTTGCTTATAGCTGCGTATATTTACCCATTTATCTATGGCTTGGATACTTAAAATCACAATTGATTAACAAGATTTTAAATTATTTTATGTTTATTTGTGTAGCTATAACAGTTGTGCTAGTTACTGTCATTGACAATGGGACTGCAAAAGACTCTATAATGAATTTTGTGATTTTGCCTAATTTTGAATTATTTATGGTTATATCATTTATATGTTTCTCAATCATATTAATTTCAATATCAATTTTTACTTCATTCAAAATTTATATTAATAAGGATTTATAA
- a CDS encoding ABC transporter ATP-binding protein: MNTDNILEVKNLTKNYKDFTLKDINFELKKGYIMGFIGPNGSGKSTTINLIMNLIKKDSGDVKIFGLDNIKSEKDIKQRIGFVYDETYCYENLKLIEMKNIIARFYKNWDDNAFSKYLLDFNLPKNKKIKELSKGMKIKYSLAIALSHKAELILMDEPTSGLDPIFRSELLQILRFIIQDENKSIFFSTHITTDLEKVADSITFINNGKIVFSDSKDDILEKYKMVKGDRSLITDNIKREFIGINESSFGFEALTDNAERIKKVIGKDILIERASLEDIMVYTVKGGRNG; this comes from the coding sequence ATTAATACGGATAATATTTTAGAAGTCAAAAATTTAACCAAAAACTATAAAGATTTTACTTTAAAAGATATAAATTTTGAATTGAAAAAAGGTTATATTATGGGATTTATAGGACCAAATGGTTCAGGCAAAAGTACTACAATAAATCTGATAATGAATTTAATTAAAAAAGATTCAGGAGATGTCAAAATTTTTGGTCTTGATAACATAAAAAGTGAAAAGGATATTAAACAGAGAATAGGTTTTGTATACGATGAAACATACTGTTATGAAAATTTAAAATTAATTGAAATGAAGAATATAATAGCTCGGTTCTATAAAAATTGGGATGATAATGCATTTAGTAAATATCTTTTAGATTTTAACTTACCTAAAAATAAAAAGATAAAAGAATTGTCAAAAGGTATGAAAATAAAATATTCTCTTGCTATTGCACTTTCACATAAAGCTGAACTTATTTTAATGGATGAACCAACTTCAGGGTTGGATCCAATATTTAGAAGTGAATTATTACAAATTCTTCGGTTTATCATTCAAGATGAAAATAAGAGTATATTTTTTTCAACGCATATAACTACAGATTTAGAGAAGGTGGCTGATTCAATCACCTTTATTAATAATGGCAAGATAGTTTTTTCTGATTCTAAAGATGATATATTAGAAAAATACAAAATGGTGAAAGGTGATCGATCACTTATAACTGATAATATAAAACGAGAATTTATTGGAATAAATGAAAGTTCTTTTGGATTTGAAGCTTTAACTGACAACGCTGAAAGAATAAAAAAGGTTATTGGTAAAGACATTTTAATTGAAAGAGCAAGTTTAGAGGATATTATGGTTTATACGGTTAAGGGAGGTAGGAATGGTTAA